The segment AATCCACGAAGCTCACCAGAGCCGAGGGACACAAACATCACTGAGCCTCGGGAGCCTGCCAGGGCGACCCCCGGAATTTTCAGCGACTTTCCATCCAGTGCAGGTGAGCACGGCTCACAGCTGTCTACCGCCCGCCCAGTGGAACACGCCTCCCCTCCGACTGCAGGCTAAAACGTAGGTATGCATTACAGGCATTCCTCGCTCATCGTGTTTCactttattgcctttttttttttttaaacaaattgaatGTTTGCGCAACCCTGCATTGTTTCCTGGAGcgttttttccaacagcatttgctcacttcatctctgtgtcacattttcaTAATTCCTGCACTAGTTCAAACTTTTTCACTGTTATGGAAATCTGTGATCAGTGACACTTTTTATTGTGggggtctggaaccaaacctgcaatAGTTCCACAATGTGCTTGCATCTGTCACAGAAGGATGTGTGAAAACAGCCTAGTTTGGGCAGATCTTTTAAAACCACtatttaaaatgtatgaaaaatgcCTATTTGCAGCTGATGCTTTTAGTCTTACTTGGGAAGCTCAAGTTACTCAGGTTTCAATTGAGGCACGTGTCAGCTCAATGCCGAGTATGTACCCGCACGTTTTGTCTATCCATCCTTGTTCGTGGGGAACCACAAGTTGGGACCATAAGCCACCAAAACGAGGATCCAGGTATGGCATCTGCTTGAGAGGCTCCCCCTTGAGTGATGTGATACCATGTCGCAGAAAACTACCAGTCGCCAGCTCCGGTGACATTGGGCCGTCCAGCTGGCTGGAGCTCAGGGTGCCGTGCAGCCCTGGAAATCCAAGGCACGGCTCCAGGGCCCTCTGACTGCACCCTCTGAGGGCAGCATCCCTGCAGGCCTGGAGAAGCAGCCTGGCAGGACGCTGCTTGAATGGCCCCTACTGTGGCTTGGGCCCCAGCTCCAACCCTCCAGGCAGGCAGCCTGAGCTCCGTAAGGGCTTGCAAAACCCCCGTCTGGGGACATGCAGAGGATTATCCTGCAGGTaccctttttttaatatttacttggctgtgccaggtcttggttgagCACTCAGATCTCCAATCTTCGCTGTGGcgtgcaagatctttagttgtgggatGTGGGTCCAATTCcctatcagggatcgaacccacaacccctgcactGAGATCgcagtcccagccactggaccaccaggaagtccctatcGCCTGTAACTTAGCAGCCAGGACTAAGCAGACGTTTGTATAGAGCAGCTGGGTTTTATGTGCGCACAACGGCAGCTGGGTCAGATGGTAAGGTCCATGATTTTTAGAAACATAGTGTGTGCAGACCGTAGTCCTCACAGCCAAAACAGTTCTACGTAACCTATCAACTCtaggagaaaacacagaaagacaaccaagaaaagaatagagaaagCATTCAAGAATTAAGCACAGAGACCAGAGGCCACAGGGAGAGAATCGGAGTGGCCATCACGCCAGCCTGTGGTGGACATCAGGAGCCAGGGCTGCCCGCACGCTCCCTCGGGAACTGCCTGGGACCCACGGGCAAGAACTGAGAGCTCACGGAGCTTCAGCTTCTCGTAACGTCCTGCAGGAGAGCTGCCACAGGGATGCCACAGAAGATGGGCACAAAATGCCTCTGCTCGGTGCACTCTGACAAGAGATGGCGATTATCACATGGACCAACAACAGCGGCTCCGAAACAAGTGTTCTGTTCAGGAAGGATGATCCAAAGGATCAAGCACTCGCCACCATCAGAAACACAGTCCCACTTCTTCAACAGTGAAGAGGCTGCTGTAAGCAGGTTCCCTCTTGGGACTCCCTGAAGCCTGGACCAAGTGTGCGGATGGCAGAAGGCTCTCTCCTGTCTTCTGACATAGATGAAGCCTCTGTCGGCTTGCCCACGCTTGTTTTCTCGTCTCCACTGACTTATAGGAACAGgcacaataaagaaaatgaaaccacTTTATACAATGTCTAACGAAAGCATCTTTCTCGCACGTGGCTTAAAACACTGCATGTTAGCACAGTGCGCTAGATAATGGATTAACCACCACTGAAGCCCGACCTTAGAAAATCAGGCCAGACAGAAGGAACAGCCCCGGGTGTCACTGTTCACCGCAGCGCTAGTGTTTCCGATGAGAcggcatcaccaccaccacacccGCCCAGCCAGGTGGTTCTGGCTTGGGCGCTGGTCCCTGCGTGCTCACGGCATCCCATACGCGTAAGCCACCACCAGCACGGCGCTCACTGCCTTGCAGTCACTGCGCCTCAACAAGTGCCTTCCCGGAGGGTCCAGGGAGGGCCGCAGATCCACAAAACTGCAGTTCCCAGGACCCAACTTGGTGCTGCAAACACAGCAGACGCAGAACAAGTAGCCAAGTGAACAGAAGACGTGCTTCTTTTAAAGAATTCACAGGACAGGAGACCACGTTAAAAACCAAAGAGGAAATGACACgtttaatttaaaggaaaaaaaccagAAATTGTGCAAAAAACAGTGGAGCAAATCAATTCCTGAAAAAGCTCTGTATCTTGGTGACCACATTTATTGGAAaggttggagaaaaataaaaatgctgtttAGCTGAAGAATTTGTGAGTTATCTACAAACCAACTTATTTCAGGAGTGGAAGAATTCTTGGTTATTTCTTAGTATCAAGATGTACATCGGTCTCTCCTGAATATCTTCCACATTCAAAGCGGCAATCACAGTACAGCCATCTTCCACACGGGATAAATTCTCCGTTTCAGCCAACTCTCAGTGGCGGGGCAACTAGCACAACACCGTCTCCCCGTACAAAGAGCATCGGAATATTCCGTTTTGTTGactggaagaggaaaaaaaaaacaaaacacagaacccATTTGTACAAATTTGTAGTAGTAGTATTCATTTTTTGAGATagaaatttggaaagaaaaacccacagattcATCATAACACAAACAGATGGCTTTAAAACCCTGGTCACTTACCTTTGTGACACAAAGAACCATCTCCGGAGTGTTTCTTTTCCTGGAACACAGCCAGGGGAGGGGCTGCAGCCATCCAGGCAGCCCGTCCCCCCTCTTCCCAGCACACAGCTCAACATTCCTCACACTCCTGGGTTCTAACCAATGAGAAGTGAGCAGGAGTGACGGCTGACCCTAAGCCTCCCACAAAGGCCCCTCTGGGGTCTCCCCCCAACATGGACTCAGACTACGGAGAATGCTGGGGACGGCAGAGCCAGTAAGCCGGGGTCCCTGACTGAGCACGAggagggctggtgcactgagctAAAGCCTCACTGGAGACTGTGGGCACAAATAAAATCCTCCCCTGCTGCTTCACTGTGGCACTAATCCACTCAATATGGAATGGGTATCTTTTGTGTGAGTGAGCCTTAGGCAGTAAGGAAACAGACAAGGAAGGTCTGAAATCTTCTCATGCCTCAGTAAAACTGTTGcctcaagtgaagtgaagtgaagtggctcagctgtgtctctttgcgaccccatggactgtagcctactaccctcctctgtccatgggatttttcaggcaagagtactggagtgggttgctatttccttctccagaggatcttcatgacccagggactgaacccaggtctcccgcactgtaggcagacgctttaccgtctgagccaccagggcagtcccaaaGCTGCTGACTAGAAAGTAGCTAAAAAGTAGCCTAAAGACATCCCCAACCTAGGTTTTGGGGAAAAGGTTAGAAAAAGCCAAACATTGGTAGTGTTGCTGTTAATCTGATGCGCTGGGCAGGGCAGTGTAAGGAAGAGACGAGCTCAGGCGATAACTAGCAGGTTTTCAAGCAGCGATGATAAGAAACAGCATTCATAAGGTCAGAAAAGCCAACTGTTTTTAGACTCCAAACTGTggacaaaaaacaagaaaaacagcgCCGAGGCACAAAGCAGCCCTGTCCATGTTCTCAGTTAAAGAAACTCAGCCCTGAGGGGAGATGAGATAAGGGTGCTGCCCTCCCATTCAAGTTTACATTAGCAGGTGACCCAGGGTAGCCAACATTACTTTGTAGAGGAGCCCACGTTAGAGGTGGGTAACTAGAGACACAAAGGCCTCTGCGAGTTTCACCGAGAGAAGGGTTTCGGGGTTACGGGCCCAGAGAGCAGGCTGGAAGGAAGCAGACGGGAAACACAAGAAGCCGTAAGTTCTAAAGAAACGGCACTCACGCAGGATGCGGTGACCGGCTGACAGAAGCCTGTGACAAACTGAACGCCCAGCAGACTTGAGTGCTTCTGTCAGCACTGCAGCCCCGTATTTCACAGTAAATGCAGACGACCGATAAAGAGCTCCATACAAAGAAAGAGTAAGTTtctttagtataagtatgtcccaagTATCGCACAGGTCATACTTTCACTACTCACGCCTCCCAGGGGATCCGTCACTGAAGGACCAGGGACTGCTTAGGGTCCTCCCCTTTTCTGAAAGCGAGTGTTTATGGCGGCGGACATCCTGTCCCTGCTCTGCCACAGTGCAGGCGGGAGGGACAGTGACAACCCGTCCTTAGCTTACAGGAATCTGTACAGCTGACCCCATGTAGCTCTGACAGAGAGCTGCTTCTGTGCTAGGCAGAAAGTACTGGTAATAGCTAGGGTTCCAGAACTTATTTTAACAGGTAAAAACTATGTTTTATGAGCTTCTTAGGTACTGgaacataaaaagaaaaccctGAACAGTAAATTCAAGTAATACCTATAAATTTAGTATGTTAAATCAAGTATACCTGTCTGTCAGCCATGAATGGATCTAACTCTTTGTATCTCTCAGCGTTCTCAAGTTTTACTGTGCATAAGGTCACCTGTTTAACAGCTTTTAAGGCCGTTTTCTGGCTCCATGCCCAGAGATCCTCACTCCGTAGGCCAGGGTGGAGCCTGtgaacctgcatttctaacaagctctgcGTCTGCCCATATTTCAACACTCTTGAGGAAATTAATCCTCCCAACAATCATCAAAGTGAGCTTAGCAGCGGAACCTTCCCAACTGTAGTCTTCAGATGAGACCCCAGACCCTGTGCAGCCTTGTGAGAGACCCTAACACAGAAGACCCAGCTGAGTCTGGACACCTGACCCCCAGAAACTGCAAGCTGGTAAGTGGGTGTGCTTTTAAGACACTAAGGTTTGGGCTGACTTGTTATACAAAACTCTGAGATAAAGGGTCCAAATAACTAAGAAGCTCATGACCAGAAACAAGGAACTGAGAATGACCTCATTTTGAAGGTGAAGAACACCAGGAGTCTAGTTTTAGATGTACTGAGTTTAAGATAACATCCAAAGTGGGTATTTATGCAGTAAGAATATTAGAAAAGAGTGACGCTCAGAAAAGACACAGATTTATCCATAATCGTAATGGCCACCAACCACCACCTGCCGCCAGCTTCGCAAGCACCAAACGCCGTGCGTCTTGGAAGGCACGATTCCTGCACTGGCATTTTGCTGAGCAGGTCCTCGAGGCTCAGAGAATTTCTAGAATTTGCCCAAGGTTACAAAACTAATCAGCAGCAGCCGGGATGTGAACAAAGATCTGTTCACCCAGAGCTCACGCTTTCATGCTGTGCTGCCGTCACAGACTGCTGGCTTATAGCAGACGTGACTACCAATTAACACGTGAGAGGGAAAAACGCGCATTAAATCAAAAGAATCCATGttcaggaggaaaaagagaacTAGCCAAGGAGTCACGAGTGCCTGAAAAGAGGAGAGCCGGGATAAAACAGAAGCACAAAACCAACAAAGGCTAACATcggagcacttactatgtgcctgtCGCCGTCTGAAGGCTTTTCATGGAATCTCCCAATGAATCCTCAACGGTAGTATGAAATGAGTGGGTATTACCATCCCTATTTTACAGGCACGGAAACTCAGTCACAGACAAGTTGGGTAACTGATACAATTATAGAGCTGGTAAGCAACAGAGTCAAGACATGAATCCCGGCGGCCCTGTGGCCTGAGCCTACACAGGAAAGCACGATACTAGAGGAGGGTCAGAGACGGCTTCTCAGTACTTACAAGACTGAAGAATAAAATGTGCCAATATATGGAAGATCTGCGTAATTCAGTGAACTAATACTTTCCAAATGACCAGAGTTTGATGTAACAAAATTATGCATATATACAAGATCCATTCCAAGTGCAAGGTACCAATGAACCTACATATAACAAGAGTACGGAGGTTCACCGATGTAGTCTTAGATTCCACACTACAactaacctttaagaaactaCTGCTCATTGAGTTTGGGTGTAGCATCAAAGGCAAGCATCCACAAAAACCCTCTGTCAATTCCAGTTAACCTATCCGTGTGATGTTCAACCATAGCGTAGCACAACAGATTAAATGCAGAGGAAAAGATGTAACTAAATGTTGTCTATTAAGTCAAGCATttgcaaaacataaaacaaagacaCTCCTCACTAAATGTTTCGTTTCAGAAAATATAGTTCGTATTCATAAGAATGTTACTTATGTCAACATGTGATAGATTTACTGTTTTTAAtgagttgttattttttaatttctcagttttaGTTTCCAACAAGTACTGATAGATAAATTCACATCAAACAAAACATCGTCCTGTATTAACGTTACACACAGCCATATCTCAGTGCATCCTGGCAAGCCAAACAGAAGTGACCAGCATTCCTGCCCACCAGTGAGGAAGTCACATCTGCAAAGGTGCTTCCTGCCCCACATATCCCAGGTAGGAAGTGGCCAAGCCAACACTGCAAACCCAGGTCTGTCCAACTCCAAAGCCTTTGCTTTTAATTGTTACACTCTACTGAGGCCATGAATAGGTATCAAAACATGAAAGGCTTTCCATAAGTAAGTATTAAGTTGCTGTATTCTGAGAACTGACATTTTGCACGTGTTGACTAGAACTGCATGACTTACTTTATATATCTCTTCATATGTTTCTTCATCAATTTCTATAGTTGTCACAGTCTCTTCCACATCTCCCAATATCATATTTAAATGCTGATCATAAGCCTGAAGTGGGAAGGTGAGGGACCAAGAAATTTAATaagcaaattaggaaaaaataaacagggCTTACAGTATGCAAATGGCTCAATTACAAGTAACACATAACATTAATACTTACACCACAAACTTTacatgcaaataaaaaataacccTGCTGTACTAATACACTGTTTCTTTGCAGACCATCTCCCACGGTTACTTAATTGACCTAACACAAATATAAAACTGTTTATGGTCAAAGAtgaatttattcaaaataattggAAGTTTTGTCTAGTAAAGGAAAACCACTTCTGTAGCGGCTAAGACGACAGCACTGGTTTCCTAAAGGCACAAGACGCTTCCCGCAAACCTCCCTGCCCCAGACAGCGCCGCCGAGGAAGCGCGCAGCAGCGCCGGCACCTCTCACAGCCTCGCCCCAACCCACCGCTCGGCACAGTCAGCGCGCAGTGCAGCTCGGAGACTCAGGGATGCCCTCAACCTACGCTCCAAAGCTCAGGCATCTGACCAAATGGTGAGCCTCCAGAGCGGGGGCAGATGGTCTTGTTTAGAACCCACGTCAGTTACTTCTAGTCAAGTGTTAAATGGTTCACCAGCTCACATCAAAATAAAAGCAGCCAATTAGCCACACAGGGAAGTGCCAGGCAAAGCACACCAACAAGAGCAAAGATCCACAGATGAGGCCCCAAAACAGAAGGCGGGGCGGGGCCATTCAGTGCAGAGGAAGTGAGTCCACACAGGGGCTGAAGAAGCGGGGCGGGGCGAGTCCACACAGGGGCTGAAAAAGCCTCCAGGAGTTAAGGCAACATGTCTGTCCGGGAGGGCCTGTCTATGTGCCACTGGCTCAGGTGAAAAAGCTCAGTTCTATTTTTCTCTGCAAAGCTGCCATTATTCCATGTCCTGGGGATCATCTTCCTTTCTGCAATTTAAGACTTAGGTCTTCACTTCCTTTCCAAGCACAGGAGGTTCTTTACCTTTAGGTTTAATATTAGGTAGAATCATGGTACTGAAGAGACAGTGAAGTCAGATGGCTTAGGTTCCTCGTCTGGCCCTCCTTTCTACTGGCTGTGTCACCTTAATCAAGTAACTTTACCTTTCTGAGCCTGAGCTTCTTCAaatgcaaaatggggataatgaatATCTGCACTCACAAAGTTGTTatagagattaaatgagatattacAGGCAAAACACTCAGAATAACAGCACCTGGTTTAGTGCTGGATAAAAACTAGCACTTTAGGGTAGAATGGCAATGATAAAAAGAACACACTCAGCAAAGAAATAAGTTACCAAGAAGAGACAATTCCTTTAATATACTCTCTTTATGAATAAATGGAACCATCTCAAAGGACCAATCctacagaaatatttatatttgcagATATAAACAAAGGTCTACGTATAAAAATGCAGCATTACTTTTAGCAGCAAGAAATGGAAAACGATTTTGGTATCACTACTACCACGTAAAGAATTCTGCAAAGTCATTAGTGTATACAATGCAAATatatgcacacagacacatgttCATGTATGTAAATATAGAGAAAAGACCTGAAAGATTACAGACCTAATAGAAGGAATGGCTACTGGTAGAAGAAATAGCATTCTACTTTTACTCTACGTATGTCTGTGCTATCTAAAATTTTTCACAACAAAACAcaagttaatatatatatatatatatgtcagtagTTTAAAGAACACTTAAATGAGAATGGAGAACAAGTAAATGTTATtgacaaaaaaatagaaaggaaaaaattaaagaaatgaaagtgttCTTTAATAAATACACCATTTccattaagaggaaaaaatgttaaaaatctgaataaaacACCATCGCATTTGGCCTTTAGAAATATGGGTGACTCTCCACCTCCTTCAGGTCAACAGTCAGCACACTCTTCCAGAGCAGACAGTTTCCACCTTtcaaaggaggagggagagggaaacCATCTCAAGGGGACAGTTCACTCACATGTAGCCTGCCTCGGAGCTCTCTGTCGTTTCTCATCTTCACGTAGATGCGCTCGTCCAGGCTGAGCCGGATGAGATCCAAGGGCTCTTCCACAGTGTTGGTCGTTTGTTGCTGATGAAAGAAGCAGGCTGAGTGGCGCTACAGGACTAGAGTGAAGGAGCGGGACCCCCGCGCCCTGTGTGTCGGCGGGCGAGCCGCTTAGCCCCCCTGCGCCCCACTCTCCTAATCTGCACAATGCGTGTACCAACAGCGCCTACCTAACACCGCTGTTGTGAGGCTTGAAGGACCGTGTATGAAGGTGCAGAGCAGTGCCCAACACTAAGTGCTGGATTACGAAGAAGACAGAGAGGAGTTAGGACAAAATAACATGACTCTGTTCCCTCAAAATCCGAACTGTCTGACCCCATCTCAGGGTGGAGGGGAGTCACTCTCTCAGGGACTTCACCTTTATTTCAAGTTATCATTTAGTAGCCTGAAGACCATACACTTAATGACGACCACATACGAGAGAATGCTAAGTAGAGATCAATGTTTGAAGGAGGATTATGCATGCAGCTCAGGGCAGGCTGAGTTTAGGGCGCCATTTGGCCCGTAAGATGAATATATCAGTATTTAGCATGCAGTATAGAATAACGGGTGAAGGCACTGCCCGTGACTCTGGGCGTGTGGGCTCAACTCCTGATTCTGACACTTGGAAACTGGGATTAAACACCGTGCCATCTCTAATTCTCAGTTTCCGTATTTACAAatgactggtaaagaatccgcatggcAATTCAGGAGACGCGGATTCGATCCCGGGGTCGGGAggaaccccctggaggaggaaagggcaacccactccagtgttcttgcctgggaaactccatggacagaagaccctggcgggctgcagcccgcGGGCtcgcaggagtcggacacgacttagcagcatcctCCCTTCATGATTATTGCGAGGAGTAAAAAAGGGCCAACGTATTAACTTGATGTATTTTAAATAGTATCTGGCAAACAGAAATATACTCAAGAGAAAGGAAGTGGCGAGAGTGAGGAATAATTAGTTTTCAGCGGGTTTCGAAGAGTAAAACATCTCAAGGCCCGACGTAAAATTCGGAGGGGGCGCGGTTAGCCAAAAGGCAGATTTGAGGCCGTGAAGACCCAGAAAGAGGCGGCACAACTGGCCACCTTCCTGTGAGACTGGAAAACGCAACCCTGGTAGGCAAACCCGCGCAGAACCAGGCCCGGGAACAAGTAAGCTGCTTCGGAGCTGGCGCTTCAGAAGACACTCACCTGGTCCACGTCGTCCGCCATCTTTCAAACCCTGCGCTCTTTCCCGCCTCTCGCGAGAATACGAGAccccccccttcccccaccccggcCTCAGGTCTCTGGAAACGCGAGAACGCAACGCACCGGAAGTAGAAAGGAATCGGTCTTGCGGCTTCTCGCTTCCGGCAGCTGGCATTGGTACTCCGGGGCTGGGGCGGAGTGGGGTGTGGCCTATGTGGGGGGGCGGGGCCAGCTGGCGGGCAGCGTCCGGCGCCGGCGCGGTGCGTCCCTTCCCAGGCGAGTCTTGCCTGGGCAGAGATGGCTCGGAAACGCGCGGCTGGCCGGGGTTCCCGCGGCCGGAAGGCCAAGGGCGAAACCAAAGCCCGGCGCAAGGAGGAGGAGGCGGGTGAGAGCAAGGCCTAGCGGGGCTTGGCGGGGAgaggctggaggagggcaggaggcaggccGGGCGCGGGGAGGGCAAGGCCGGCCTCCCGCGGGTGCAGGTAGGCAATCCTGCGTCCACCTGCGCGGAGGAGACCGCGTCCCGGTGACCGCGGGAGGCAGGCGGTGTGCGCCCGCCCCGGGCCACCCCGACGTCGCTGCGCCTTTGCCCTCCGTGCAGGATGCGCACTGAGCGGTTCCGCCGATCCTGGCCGGACCGCGAGCTCCCCTGCGCAGTCTCTTCCTGCGCCCTGCTGCCCGCAGGGTCAAGTCCGGTCTCCTGGCAGATGGAGAGGGCGAATAGGCAAAAGGCATTCGTTTTGTGCCCCCACGAGACCAGCGGACCCGTACTTAAGAGTGCGGGAGTGTGCTGATCTCCTGAAcagtagttgttcagtcgctacgtCCtgcccgacactttgcgaccccacggcctgcagcacgccaggcttccttaaCGGTACCTTCAGCTAAATCCCACCCTAGACCCCCAGATTTCGGATCCCAGCCGACTTCTCCACGTGCATATCGAATAGGTTTCTTTTATTTGTCCTGGGCAAACTAAACCTGCCCCTTCCCCACTTATCCCCCCCTCATTGATCACTTGTTAGAACAAACCCCTCTTCTTTACACTGCACACCTCCAGTCCTTCAGCAAGCTCTGTCAGTTCCACCTCAGAACCCTGTCTCAGACCTCTCcacttctctttattttcctggCCACACCCCCTGCCCACGCCACCTCCACTTTCCAGTTGGACCACTGCTGTCGTCTGTTTGCTAAccctagggttagggttagagttCTCCATGCGGCAGCAAATGatcttaagaaaaaataaatgagatattgCCACGCTCCTACTTCAAACGCTCTGGCTTCCACTGCTCTTGGCATAAAATCTAGATTCCTTACACGGCCTACAAGACCCTACATGATTTCGCTGCTGCTCTCTCCTCTCCCAGACATTCTCCTTTTTGGCCTCCTTTTGGTTCCTCAGGCACCCCGCGTTATTTCTCACTTGAGCCTTTGCCTTTAATGTTCCTTCTCCCTTGAATGTTCTTCGCGGCTTTTGCCACggctgccttcttt is part of the Bubalus kerabau isolate K-KA32 ecotype Philippines breed swamp buffalo chromosome 20, PCC_UOA_SB_1v2, whole genome shotgun sequence genome and harbors:
- the LSM3 gene encoding U6 snRNA-associated Sm-like protein LSm3 gives rise to the protein MADDVDQQQTTNTVEEPLDLIRLSLDERIYVKMRNDRELRGRLHAYDQHLNMILGDVEETVTTIEIDEETYEEIYKSTKRNIPMLFVRGDGVVLVAPPLRVG